In the genome of Streptomyces sp. SLBN-118, the window CCGTTCCTCCACCGAGGCGATCGAGGAGTTCCTGCGCGGTGTACGGCAGGGCAGCGGTGAGCCCACTCCGCCGCTGGTGGGCCACAAGGCGGGCTGAACAGTGGTGGGTCACAAGCCGAACCGCCTCGCATCACCTGGGCAGCAACGGCCCCAGCGGCCCCAGGTCGATGTTGAGGTCTTCCGGCTCCAGGCCGAACTTCTCTCTCAGGAGCTCCATCCGGTCCTCAAGCAGCATCAGGGTGAGCCCGATCCGTTCCTCCTGCGCCTCGGTCAGGTCCCCCACCTCCACGCGGCGCAGCGCCTGCCGCTCCATGAGCTGGCGCAGGAGTTCCACCACGGTCAGGACCAGCGCGGCGAGATCGCGTTCGACGGTGTCGGGATTTAGGGTGACCCTTCGCCTGTCGCTCAAGTGTGCTCCTCCCAAGGGACTGCGATTCGCTCGTTCACCGAGCTGACCAGCGCATTGAGATCGATGCGTACGAGATCGATGTCGGCGATCCGCAAGGTGATGTGGCCGGTTATCACAACGCCGCCCGCGAGCAGCCGGTCGAGCAGATCGACCAGCGCGATTTCGCGGTGGGCAAGCGGCGCCGGGGCGGTCACCGGTCACCCGCCCCGACCGTGGGCTCGAGCGTGAACTCGCCAGTGAAGGAGTACGGGGCCCAAGGCCCGGTCAACACCACTCGTATTCCGGGCTCCTGCGGTCGCAGCTCGTCCAGGCTCTGCACAAAGGCCACACTCTCTTCACGGGGAACGAGATAAGCGGCGTTGAGGACGTTGTGGCCGGGCGACCCGGAGAGCCGGCCCTGCTGCGGGCGGTGCAGCCTGTCCGCCTCCGCGTGGCGCGAGAGTACCTCGTGCAGCCGCCGCGACACCGCGTCGGCGCGCTCCCAGGTTCCCTCGTCGGCTCGGCGCTGCTGAAGGCGCCTGCGCAGGTAGTCGCGTCCGCTCGACGCGGCGGCGGGCCTGGTCACAGGCGCGGCAGCCGCAGCTCGGGGTTGGGGAGTTTCCGCATACACCTTGACGCCCCATTCGACGCGCCCGTCGAGCCTGTCCAGCGTGCGGACGAACCGGTCGTGGCCCGAGTCGATCAGCCGTCGCACCCCGTTGTCGTCCCGGCAGACGGTGGCGAGCCGCAGCGGCAGCGGACTGGTCAGCGAAGCGAGGGCCGCGACCACGGCCTGGTGTGCGCGGGCGGTCCCGCTCAGCCAGTCGAGGTCTTCGAGATGGGCACGGAGCGGGATTTCGTCGAAGTCGTCGGCGGGCACCGCGGACACGACGGCGATGAGGTCCCTGTGGAACAGCGGATACGGGCGTGCGGCCGCCACTCCGCGGAGATCTTCGCCCAGCGGCACGCCGAAGGGGCGGGACACGGCGTACACATACCTCAGCTCGTTCATGCCGACTCCCTCCCGTCCCCACTGGGTCGGGCAACCGATTCCAGTTCCGTGATGCGGCGCTGCAACCGCTCATTCTCTTCAGCCAGTTCGCGGCGCCGGGCGCCCGAGGAGAGCGCAGGATCGTCCTCCCACCAGTCGATCCCCATTTCCTTGGCCTTGTCGACGGAAGCAACGATCAGGCGGAGTTTGATCGTCAGGAGCTCGATGTCCAGGAGATTGATGCGGATGTCGCCCGCTATCACGATTCCCTTGTCGAGTACGCGCTCGAGGATGTCGGCGAGGTTCGCGCCCGCGGAGTCGCCAAAGGCGTCCGGGAGCTTGCTTGCGGTGGTCATCGGGTTCCTTGCTCTCTGTTCTGCGTGATCTGCAGCCGCTCCAGAAGTTCGTCCTCGCGCCGGTCGAATTCGCCTTCGCCGATCTCACCGGCATCCAACTGCGCTGCGAGAACGGCCAGTTCGCCCTGAATGGCTGCCGGGTCGTAGTACTGCCGTTCCGCCTCATCCACCACCTGCCGCAGCACCCAGAGAGTGCCGCGTACAGGTGCGGCGGGCAGCATCAGCAACTCTGAGAACAGCCCCATCGCTCACTCCACAAAGCTGTACGGAGGAAGGGGCCCGGTCACCGTCAGTACCAGGTGCGGCTGGTGTGTCCGCAGCTCGTCGACCGCGTTCAGGAAGGCGGCGGCGCGTGTGCGGGCCACGAGGAAGGAGAGGTTCGTCAGCCATCCGGCGCTGTGCGGTCCGGCGCTCACTTCCTCGGCCGCCCGTTCGAGAGCCGCCCGCACCACATCGGCGTCCGAGGTCTCGCGCAGCTGCACGGCTTTCGCGATGCGCTCGCCGAGCTGCATCTTCTGCTGGTGCGAACCTCCGCCGGCGGTCCGGTTCGCCTCGGCCGTCGCACGCAGTGCCGGGTTGTCCGCGAGCACGCGGTGCAGGACGGACTGCTCGTCGTGGCTGGCTTTGACGTTGTATTCGCTCTTGCCGTCGAGTACCGCCAGCCGCTCAAGATAATGATCTTCACGTTCCTCGAGCACGGATGCCAGTGTCTGGTCATCGGGCGAGAGGCCGCCGAAGCGCAGCGGCAGTACCGTGCCCTCCTCGCCCGCCTCGCGCAACACGTTCTGGTGCGCCAGCAGATCGCGCCGCTTGGGCTTCAGATCATCGGGCGCGTCACTGACGAAGGCTGCCAGCCGGCCCTGCCGCAGGATGCGTACCGGCCGTGGTGGGTCGCCCACGCCGCTGGCCCTGTCCGGAAGGCTGGGGTGCGAGCTCCTCGCGATGCCGTAGACATACGTGCTCATTCCGTCGCCTCCTTCTTGGCCGACGACGCCGTGCGCCTGGTTCGGGGCTTGGACTCCTTCTCCTTCTCCTCGTCACCGCCGGGGTGGAACGCAGTCGAGAGCTTCTCCGCGGCACCTTCCAGCACGCCCTTGGACTTACCGCGCGCGCCGGACTCCGTGATTTCTCCGACCACCTCGGGGAGCCCCGGGCTCTTGCGCTGCCCGGCCTCCAGGTCGAGTCGGTTGCAGGCTTCCGCGAAGCGCAGATACGTGTCGACGCTGGCGACCACGATCCGCACATCGATCTTCAGGATCTCGATGCCCACGAGGGACACGCGCACGAAGACATCGATGACGAGCCCTCGGTCGAGGATGAGTTCCAGAACGTCGTAGAGGCCGGTACTGCCTCCCCTTTGAGCTTGCTGTGCCGGCACAACAGTCATTGATGCCACTCCTCCTTGTCGGTCGGGTGCGCGGCGGGCGGCTATCTGTGGTCGGCCCGGCCGCGCTCGTAGCGGTGAATGCGTCGGTAGCCGGTCAGCTCGCCCCGGGCGTCGAGGGTCACCTCGTACGTGCCGAGAAGGCTGGTCGTCGCGGGGATGCGGGGCACTTCGAGCACCTCGACCTCCAGCAACCACCCGTCCTCCCGCTTGACGAACGACGAGACCGATTCGGCCTCCATGCCCGTGAGCTCAGTCAGCCGGGCGCGTGCTGTGCTCAGCAGCTCCAGCGGGCCCGGTTCTGCCGCCGCACTTCGGTTCTCGGATGTGTTCTCTGATGAATTCGCCATGGCTCCTCGGTGCTGCGAGTAACACGCCTGAGCCACCTGAAACCCCAACTGGCCTGTCTCGATGGGAAGTTGAGAATTCCGGTTATCTCCAGAGGTTTAGCGCCATGGGAGGGGGGACCCGTGAAGAGTCCCCAGGAAAGGACCAGGCCATGGCACTCATCGCCGTACTCATACCGATAGCGATGCTGGGCATCGTCCTCGCACTCGGCCGCTACGAAGAGCTGCTGCTGCCACCGAAGGGGGTGACCGCCGCCGCCACGGCCGAGCGCGGGCAGTCGTTCCGCCCGGCAGCCCCGGCACGAAGCACAACCGCAGTCCGCGTGATGTGCGCGTCGATTCCGACCTGGCGGGGCATTCCTCCTTCGCTCGCGGCGTCTCCCCTGCCTGGGAACACGAGGGCGATGCCCGCCTCCTTTCCCAGGCTGGTCTCCAGCCGATGACGGACGAGATGCGGACTGCGTGTCGTCCGGCCGGATCGTTAGAGATGGGCAGCGTGGGGTACCCGGACGGGGATGGCGCATGGCCTGGTGAAAGAGGCAGAACATGGACGCATCGGTGGACCGCATCGCCAATCCGTGGGGCGGTCGTACTCCGTACCCGCGGGGCGCGCCGTGGCCGTACCGGGTGGACACCTACCTGTCCGAGCAGAACGATCCGGCCGACGTCGAGCGATGGGTGCAGACCGCCTCGATTCTGCACTCCGACGGTGACGCGATGGATGTGGCGGTCCGGGACGGTCGCATGGTCGGCGTACGCGGCCGTGCTCAGGACAGAGTCAACCGCGGGCGGCTGGGGCCCAAGGATCTGTTCGCCTGGCAGGCCAACGGTTCGGGAGATCGCCTGGCCCGGCCCATGATCCGCCACGACGGACAACTGGTCGAGTCGGACTGGACGACTGCGATGGAACGGATCGTGTCCCGCACCAAGGGCCTTCTGGAGCAGCAGGGTGCCGGGTCCATCGGCTTCTACACAAGCGGGCAGTTGTTCCTGGAGGAGTACTACACGCTGACGGTTCTCGCGCGGGCCGGTATCGGCACCAATCATCTGGACGGCAACACTCGCCTGTGCACGGCAACGGCGGCAGAAGCGCTGAAGGAGTCCTTCGGCTGTGATGGGCAGCCCGGCTCGTACGACGACATCGATCATGCGGACACCATTGCCCTGTTCGGGCACAACATCGCTGAAACCCAGCCAGTCCAGTGGATGCGGATTCTGGACCGGCTCGAAGGCCACACTTCGCCCCGGCTTGTGTGCGTGGATCCCCGGCCCACGCCGGTCGCCCGCCACAGCACGGTGCACCTGGCCCCACGGATCGGCACCAATGTGGCCCTGCTGAACGCCCTCCTGCACGAGGTCATCCGCACCGGCCGGGTCGACCACGACTACCTTGCCGCCCACACGGTCGGCTTCGAAGGCCTACAGGAGCGCGTCAAGGACTGCACGCCCGCCTGGGCGGCAGGAATCTGCGACGTCCCCGCCGCCCGAATCATCGAGGCAGCCGAAATCATCGGCGTCGCTGACCGCCTGTTGTCCACCGTCCTCCAAGGGATCTACCAGTCGCACCAGGCGACCGCCGCTGCCGTTCAGGTCAACAATCTGCACCTGATCCGCGGCATGATCGGGCGTCCCGGCGCAGGAGTGCTCCAGATGAACGGGCAGCCCTCCGCGCAGAACACCCGCGAGTGCGGAGCCAACGGCGACCTGCCGGGCTTTCGCAACTGGGCCAACGATCAGCACGTCACCGACCTGGCCGGAGTGTGGAACGTCTCGGCTGACGCCATTCCTCACTACGCACCACCCACTCACGCCATGCAGATGTTCCGCTACGCCGAGCAGGGCTCGATCCGCATGCTGTGGATCAGCGGCACCAACCCGGCGGTCTCCCTGCCGGAACTCGCCCGCATCCGATCGATCCTTGCCCAGGACAGGCTGTTCCTGGTGGTACAGGACCTGTTCCTTACTGAGACCGCACAACTGGCTGACGTCGTCCTGCCCGCCGCGACCTGGGGCGAGAAGACCGGCACCCTCACCAACGCCGACCGCACCGTGCACCTGTCGGAGAAGGCAGTCGAGCCACCCGGCGAAGCCAAACCGGACCTGGACATCTTTCTGGACTACGCACGTGGCATGGACTTCCGCGACAAGGACGGCGAACCGCTCATAGGCTGGCACGACGCGGAAGGGGCTTTCGAGGCCTGGAAGCGGTGCAGCGCCGGCCGCCCCTGTGACTATACCGGCCTGAGTTACGACATACTGCGCGGCGAGAGCGGTATCCAGTGGCCCTGCAACGCCCAAGCCCCCAACGGCACCGAACGCCTCTACACCCAGGGCATCAGCTGGGCCCACCCGGACACCTGCGAGAGCTACGGCAAGGACCTGGTCACCGGCGCCTCCGACGGCGTCGTGGACTACCAATCCCTGAATCCCGACGGCAAAGCCATGATCAAACCTGCCGAATACTTGCCGCCGCACGAGGAACCCAGCGAGAACTACCCCTTCCAACTGACCACCGGCCGCACGATTTACCACTTCCACACCCGCACCAAAACAGCCCGAGCGCCCCAGCTCAACGCCGCCGCCCCTGAGGTATGGGTGGAAGCCTCCGCCACCGACGCCGCCGCCCTCGGACTCGGCGAGGGAGACCTGGTGGAAGTCCGCACCCACCGCGGCTCCCTCCGCGGTCACCTGCGCGTCACCGACATTCGCCAAGGCCTGCTCTTCGTACCGTTCCACTACGGCTACTGGGACACCGACACCCCAGCCGGCCCCGGCGGCCAGACACCGGGCCGTGCCGCCAACGAAACCACCGTCACTGACTGGGATCCCGTATCGAAGCAGCCTCTGTTCAAAACCGCTGCCGCAGCCCTCACGCTGGTCCAACGGGGCGCCGGACCGCCCGCCCCCGCACCAACGACGACCGCGTCCGCCCCCCTCGGCCATGTTGGCGCCACCGAGGGCGGACCCACCGCCCGCGTGAGGCAGTCGAGCAATCCCCCCAACAGCACGAGGGGAGAGACGACATGAACGGCATCACCCTCACCCTGCGCGCTCTCCACCTCGGTGAACAGCACCTGGCGCGCGAGCTGCTCACGGCAGCAGAGCGGCACCGCGCCGAGCACGAGGTCCACCACGTCGCCATCGACCTCTCCCGCTGGTCCCACGAACATGCATCCCGCATCGCCGAGGCAAGCCGCGACCACGGTCTCAATCTCGCCGATCCACCTCAAGCCCCCCACCGCGCCCTGCCCTCCCTCGCGGCGGCAGCCGACGAGGAGACAGCCGGGGCCCCAGGCTCCCGGCTTCCACCGGACCTGCGGCTCCTGTACGACCTGCGCCACCTCCATCTGATGGCTACGGGGAACTCTCTGTACTGGGAAATGCTCGTCCAAGGGGCCCAAGCCGCCCACGAGGATGCGCTGCTGCAGCTCGCATCCTCGTGTCGCCCCCGGACATTGCGGCAGATCCGCTGGACCAACACCATGATCAAAAACTTGGCCCCCCAAGCCCTCCAAGCCCTGCACTGAGCTGCCGAAAACCTCCGGCCGGAGCGCGAGAGTCAGGCACGCCGGCCCCGGCGCTTCCCTCTCGCTTCACTCTCCACGGCGCCGCACAGAGCGTAGGAAGCGGGGGGGGGACGACACGCGGCGTTCACAGCTCGGCCAGTACCGAGTCGTCGCCCGGCCGGGCGCCAGGCAACTGGTGCCGTGCCGCGATCAGAGCGGCATCGCCATCACGAGTCCCGGTGGAAACGCACAGTGTGTGGGCGACATCGTCCATGCGGCGACGCACGGTGCTGCTGCCATTCTCGGCGTGCAGAGCCCTCAGCATTTCGTACTCGTCGGTCAGGTTCTTCAACACCGCAGGGTGGGCCAGCAGCATGATGAGCCTCCTTGACGTAGAACGCTCCCGTATTCCAAGAGCCCGGCTACCCCCGCGCCCCGCGAAAATGCGCTCGCCCCTCATCGCGGCTCGGATGACGGCGGGTGACCCCTACCTCAGTAGCCGACGGGAGCCCTCCGGGCCCGGGCCCGGTCGCGGAACCACGCAGCCGCCCCCACCAGCACCGCCGCCCCCACCCCATACATCGGCAGCCACAGAGTCGTCGTGGCCGCCAGGCACTCGGCAACGGCCTTGCGGGCCTGGACGTCCTGTACGAACGCCAGGGCAGCACCGTCACTGCCGGCCAGATTCCCCAGCGCGGCCTTCGCCTGGAGGGCCTGGTACCTGCCCATCAGGCCGCACTCGCTGCGCGTACCGGGCATCGGGAACAGCCAGGCTCGGCGCTGCAGCAGGGGTGCGAGTGCGACCGCCACGCACAGGCCGACGACCAGCGAGAACGCGACCAGGCTGCGCATGTACGCCGAGCGGATGTCCGGCGTCCACGCCGCCCGGCGCTGGAAGGCGAGCATGACCGCAAGGAGCGTCACTCCGATGAACGTGGCGAACCACTGCCACGAACCCTGGGCGAGCGCGAACGTCAGCACCGCGGCGAGTCCGATACCGATGACCCCGGGAGCGGGAATGTCATCATTTGCCGCCACGGATGTCCGCTTTGGGGTCACTCGAAGGCTGGGATCACTCACGGGCCTCTCCTGCTGGGGGAGGCATCAGCATCCGCCGCGGGGCGCCACGGACCAGGGCACCATGCCGGACGGGCCCGGCGCCTCGCACGGATGGCCCGCACCTGCTCGGCCACGCGGGCCCCTGGCAGGGGGCGCGTGGCGTCTCTTCCGGATCATGCCTGGCACGTGAGAGACAGGCCTAGCGAACCTGACCGCCTTCGAAGTACGCGATCAGCTCCGGGTCGAGGGCCGGGACGTCGTACGGCACGCCGCCCTCACGCAAGGAACAGGTCGCCAGGGATCACGGATCCCTGTCCCGGCCAGTGGGCACAGATGGCGATGGAGCGACGAAGGCCGAGCCCGACGACGCCAAGTCGCAGGTCTGACACGGGAGTCCCTTCGTCCTTGTGTGCACCGGTGCAGGACGGAGACTACTCACACACGACTGCCCTGGTATCCCGGCGGACGGAACACCGGAAGGCACAGACCGGGGCAGCGCCCACTCGCCGCTCACTGAGGCTGTGTCGGCCGTGCCTCACCCTGCCTCCCGATGAGCCGTGACAGGCCCGCCTGATCGGAGCCGACCTTGCGGTATATGTCCGACAGCAGGCGCGTCACCTCCGCCTCCTGGGCGCCCAGCTCCTCCGCGATGCGAGCGCTCAACCAGCCCTGGGCAGCCCATTCGGCCACGGTCCGCTCCTGTGCTGTGAGCGACTCCGTGGCCGTGGTACGCAGTTGGACCGGCCACAGACCAGCCGCGTCCAGCTCCTCGCGCGCCCGCGCCGCAAGGGCGTCGGCCCCGCACTGAACGGCGCCTTCCAGTCCGCGGTGGAGCTGCTCGGCTGCGTCCTGCGGCAGTCCGACATGGCGCAGTGCAATGCCGTGGTCCACCAGCGCACGCGCCAGGTCGTAGCCGGCTGGGGAGCGCTCGAGGTGTTCGACTGCCTCGGCCAGCAGGGTGACCCGTTCTCCGCCGTGGGCCACCGAGGCCTGGGCAAGCAAGGCCTGCCCGATGGCGGACTGGGTACCGAATCGGCGGGCCCGGTGGACTCCTTCGGATGCGTACTCGAGGGCACGTCCCGGGTCGTGGGCCTTCAGTGCCTCGGCCAGGTGGAGCTGCCAGGGGCACCAGGCAGGGTTGCGCATGCCGCGCGATTCGAGCCGCATGCCGACCCGGACAAGCTGATGTTCGGCCTCTCGGCGCATACCGAGTGCGAGCAGCAGTTCGCTGTAGACGGTCTGGGAGTCCGGATAGACCACGGCACTGGGCACGACATCGCCGTATCTGTACGTGGTGGCGAGGTCCTGGGCGTCCGTGGTGCGACCGCGGGCGAGCAGGATCTCGATGAGGATGCCGATGGCGAAGTACTGTGCGGGCACTTGGTGCCCGACCCTGTCCGCGATGCGCAGTCCTCCGCGGACCAGGTTCTCGGCCTCGTCAAGGCATCCGCGGCGATAGCGGATATACCCCAGGAGTGTGTAACCGAAGGACAGATGGGCTCCGCGCCAGCCCTTGCTCTCACATTCCGCGATGCCCTTGTTGAAGAGCTCCTCCGCTCGCCCGGGCTGGTCGCAGTACATGAAGGTGAGAGCGACCAGGACGGGGACCTCGAAACCCCATTGCTCGTCGGTCCATTTGAGGCCGTCGCCGAGGGCTTCTTCCGCGTAGTGCAGCGCGGTGGCAGCGGGTTCGCCGCGCACCATGGCGTCCCAGGCACGCAGCCCGAGGATGTACCGCTCCGCCAGGCCCCGGCCGGTGAGGTGTGTGGCCAGCCTGGCCAGCTTTCGCGAGCGCGCGGGCGAGTCCTGTTCGTCGGCCCGGAAGGCGTTCCACATGAACTGCTCCGCCTGCATGCGCAGACGGGTCCTGGCGTCGGTGGCCTCCCGCGCGGCTTCGGCAACCGTCTCGGCGGCCTCGGCCATCCGGTCCGAGTGGCCGAGGGCCTGCGCCAGCCGGTAGACGACGGCCTCGCGCAGGGACGGGTCGAGGACGGGCTCGTCCAATGCGGCCCGCAGATGGTTGACCGTGGTCGCAGGTTCGGTCAGCAGGGCGGAGCAGCCGAGTTCGAACAGCACATCGGCCCGCTCCTCCAGCGCGGGTGGCTCGCGCAGGGCCCGGGCGAGGCAGCGCCGCGCGGCCTCGGGAGCACCTGCCCTGAGGTATTCGCGGGCGGCTTCGCGGAACTGCCGCACGGCCCAGGGGTCGCTCTCGGGGTGCACCTCCAGCAGGTGCCGGGCCGTTGTGGTGGCGCCCAGGCCCGCGCTGGAGACAACAGCGGCGGCCTGGCCGTGCATGGCCACGCGGAACGCCGCGGGGATCGCCCGGTATACGGCGGTGGCAACCAGCGGGTGGAAGAACTCCAACCGGTCGTCCTCGGGGGCGTCGGGCGCCGGATCGGCGAGGATGCGGGCCTGGCGCAGCCGGGCGACGGCGTCGGCGGACTCCGCCTCGCCCAGTCCACCGACGCTCGCGGCCAGGTTCCGGGACGCGCCGGCGCCCAGCACAGCAGCGCTCCAGGCGAACCGGACGGCCGAGGTGCCGAGCCGCTCCAACCGCTCGACGAGCCCGCCGCCCTTCACGTCGGAGGCGAGCTCCCGCAGTTCGGGCACGTGGACGACCTGCGGTTTCAGCCCGCGATCGGCGACCCTGGCGGTGAGTTCGACGGTCTCGAACGGGTTTCCTCCGGTGACCGCCCAGGCCTCGCGGCAGAACCCCTCGTCGGCCTCCTCACCCAGGGTGTCCCGGACGATGCGGCCGACCGCACCGGGGGTGAAGGGTACGAGGTCGAAGGGGCGCGATCCGTCGCGTTCGGCAAGCCTGCCGAACGCCGCAGCGTCAGGCGGGAGTTCATCGGACCGGTAGGCCACGACGAGCAGCAGCGGGAGTTCGGTGACCCGCGGAGCGAAGCCGGTGAGCCAGGCCAGCGACTCGGCGTCGGCCCAGTGAGCGTCGTCAAGCATCACCACCAGCGGCGCTTGCTGCACGGCGAAGCGGGTGGCGATCCAGTCCAGGCCGTCCCGCACGCCCTGCGGATCGGGTGAGCCGTTGTTCGTGCCCGCCACGAGGCCGACCGCAGGGGCGACGATCTCATACCAACTGCCAAGTATCTTGCGGTGTTCCTTCTCGGTGGCTGCCGCGAGTACGGGCTGGACGAGCTGGCGTACGACGTGGAAGGCGACGCCCTGCTCCTGCTCTCCTCCGCGGGCGAAAAGCACGGTGCAGCCACGGGCCAAGGCCTTCCTCCGCACCTCTGTCAGAAGTGTGGTCTTGCCGAGTCCGGCGGGCCCGGCAAAGGTCAATAAGCCGCCCGTGCCCGGTGCGGCCGAGCCCGGGGACGATCCGCTCAGGTCGGTCAACAGAGCATCCACTGCCGCGAGTTCCGCGTCACGTTCCAGCAGTAGCCGACGCGGTCGCCCCGGCCGGTCTCCTGTGTAGGTCACATCCGTTTCCTTCGACCGTATGTCGTCCAAGTACGCGAAGAGTACGCCCTTGGAGACGGTCCGTAGCCCGTCGGGGAAGCTTTTGCCCCATGGGGACGAAATTCTGGTAACACCGGTGACCGCACGGCGCTTCCCTTTTCACTCCGCCTCGCTCATGTTCCACCGAAGAGGGCGCGTACGCGGTCGCGTGCGCTGGTATTGCGCCACATCGCACCCGACGACAGCGGCTGTACGGGTGAAGCGGCGTCTAGCCTCGAGGGATGGCGAGAACACGCTAGGGTCTGATCCAAACGACAGGCCCTGAGTCTGCTTCGTCGCGGCGGGACGCGCCGCGGACACCCAGGGGGTGTGAATGGCGAACGCGAGGACTTTCGGCCCGAACACGGTGCCCACCGACCCTACGCGGCGCACCGCAGCAATCAGGATTCCGTTTCCCGCCCGCTTCAACTCCCATGCGGAGCGCGCACGGCGGCACTCACTGCAGTGGCTGCAGGAGACGGGCCTACTGATGGGGGAAGCCGCGACCGCGGAGTACGACGCGCTGCGGCTCGAACGGCTGATGGCGTATTTCTACCCCGACGCCACAGGCAACGACCTTGAGCTCGCGGCTGACTTCAACGCCTGGTTCTTCATCTTCGACGACCAGTTCGACGGGCACCTGGGGATGCGGCCCGAAGCCATCGAACCAGTGGTGGCATCCCTCGTAGGGACCATGAAGGCGGACGGCCCGCCTCAGGTGTCCGGCGAGCAAGGCCCGCCGCTCGTCCAGGGGTTCGAGGACATCTGGCGCCGGGCGACGTCAGGCACACCGTACAACTGGCAACGCCGGTTCCGTACGCACTGGCGGGCCTACATGACCGCCCACCTGGGGGAAGCACACAACCGGAACGCGCAACGCCTGCCTTCCCTGGAACAGTTCCTCAGGGTCCGGCGGGACTCCATAGGGGTACAGCCCTGCCTCGACTTCACCGAGCGATGCGGCGGCTACACGCTTCCGGACGAGTTGCACGACTCCTTCCCGCTGCGTGAGATGCGTGAGATCACCGGCGATGTGGTGATCTTCGTCAACGACATCGTCTCGCTGGTCAAGGAACTGGCGGCCGGGGATGTCAACAACAGCGTCATCATCCTTCGTGAGCAGCGGCGTTGCACCCTGGAAGAGTCCGTCGAGTGCATCGCCGCCCGCGCGAACACGCACTTGGCCCGCTTCGCTCAGCTCGCGGCGGCTCTCCCCAAGACGCTGAGCGAACGAGGCGTGCTTCCCGAGGTGCGCGGCCACATCGAGCACTACGTGGAGGGCATGGGTCACCTGATGGCGGGCAACCTCGCCTGGTCCCTTGCGACATCCCGTTACGACGAGACCGGGATCGCAGCCGTGAGCGGCGGACGGCAACGCCCTTGGGCGCATCTCGCCGTGGCACGCGAGCCCTCGGGCAGAGGTGCAGGGCGGAACGTGCCGACAGGGCGTTGAGGACCATGTGGCGCGTCCGCGCCACATGGTCCTCACCACCATCCACGCGGTGGGGCGCCAGGTGAGGACGCCTACTAGCGTGTCAGTCCGGCGGAGAGAGTGGTGAGGGTGCGGTCGACGACCGCGTCGCGCTGGTCGGGGGGCAGGTGGGTGAGCGGGCCGTCGAGGATGAGCAGGGAGAGACCATGGACGGCCGACCAGGCGGCAACCTCCGCCGCCGGCCGGTTCTCCGGTCGCATCCGGCCCGCGGCGACGAGCATGTCGAGCGTGTCCGAGAGCAGCACGAACGCCGCGTACTCGGGCCTGGTCTCGGGGGCTTCGAGGCCGGTGAAGTCGCTGCTGTGCACCAAGGACGTACGACAGAAGGCGGTGCGGTAGAGCCCAGGGTGCTCGATTGCGAACCGGACATACCCGCGCCCGATCGCCTCGGCCCTGCGAACAGCCTGCTCACCCGGGTCGTCGAGCGCCGGGAGCACGCGCACGGCCTCGGCCATCGAGTCGGCGAGCGCCTGCTGGCCGACGATCTTCACCGCCTCGAGGAGATCTCCCTGGCCGGTGAAGTGGCGGTACGCGGCGGT includes:
- a CDS encoding gas vesicle protein K; translation: MSDRRRVTLNPDTVERDLAALVLTVVELLRQLMERQALRRVEVGDLTEAQEERIGLTLMLLEDRMELLREKFGLEPEDLNIDLGPLGPLLPR
- a CDS encoding gas vesicle protein — translated: MTAPAPLAHREIALVDLLDRLLAGGVVITGHITLRIADIDLVRIDLNALVSSVNERIAVPWEEHT
- a CDS encoding GvpL/GvpF family gas vesicle protein, with the translated sequence MNELRYVYAVSRPFGVPLGEDLRGVAAARPYPLFHRDLIAVVSAVPADDFDEIPLRAHLEDLDWLSGTARAHQAVVAALASLTSPLPLRLATVCRDDNGVRRLIDSGHDRFVRTLDRLDGRVEWGVKVYAETPQPRAAAAAPVTRPAAASSGRDYLRRRLQQRRADEGTWERADAVSRRLHEVLSRHAEADRLHRPQQGRLSGSPGHNVLNAAYLVPREESVAFVQSLDELRPQEPGIRVVLTGPWAPYSFTGEFTLEPTVGAGDR
- a CDS encoding gas vesicle protein; this translates as MTTASKLPDAFGDSAGANLADILERVLDKGIVIAGDIRINLLDIELLTIKLRLIVASVDKAKEMGIDWWEDDPALSSGARRRELAEENERLQRRITELESVARPSGDGRESA
- a CDS encoding gas vesicle protein GvpG, producing the protein MGLFSELLMLPAAPVRGTLWVLRQVVDEAERQYYDPAAIQGELAVLAAQLDAGEIGEGEFDRREDELLERLQITQNREQGTR
- a CDS encoding GvpL/GvpF family gas vesicle protein; amino-acid sequence: MSTYVYGIARSSHPSLPDRASGVGDPPRPVRILRQGRLAAFVSDAPDDLKPKRRDLLAHQNVLREAGEEGTVLPLRFGGLSPDDQTLASVLEEREDHYLERLAVLDGKSEYNVKASHDEQSVLHRVLADNPALRATAEANRTAGGGSHQQKMQLGERIAKAVQLRETSDADVVRAALERAAEEVSAGPHSAGWLTNLSFLVARTRAAAFLNAVDELRTHQPHLVLTVTGPLPPYSFVE
- a CDS encoding gas vesicle structural protein GvpA — protein: MTVVPAQQAQRGGSTGLYDVLELILDRGLVIDVFVRVSLVGIEILKIDVRIVVASVDTYLRFAEACNRLDLEAGQRKSPGLPEVVGEITESGARGKSKGVLEGAAEKLSTAFHPGGDEEKEKESKPRTRRTASSAKKEATE
- a CDS encoding gas vesicle protein; translated protein: MANSSENTSENRSAAAEPGPLELLSTARARLTELTGMEAESVSSFVKREDGWLLEVEVLEVPRIPATTSLLGTYEVTLDARGELTGYRRIHRYERGRADHR
- a CDS encoding molybdopterin oxidoreductase family protein gives rise to the protein MDASVDRIANPWGGRTPYPRGAPWPYRVDTYLSEQNDPADVERWVQTASILHSDGDAMDVAVRDGRMVGVRGRAQDRVNRGRLGPKDLFAWQANGSGDRLARPMIRHDGQLVESDWTTAMERIVSRTKGLLEQQGAGSIGFYTSGQLFLEEYYTLTVLARAGIGTNHLDGNTRLCTATAAEALKESFGCDGQPGSYDDIDHADTIALFGHNIAETQPVQWMRILDRLEGHTSPRLVCVDPRPTPVARHSTVHLAPRIGTNVALLNALLHEVIRTGRVDHDYLAAHTVGFEGLQERVKDCTPAWAAGICDVPAARIIEAAEIIGVADRLLSTVLQGIYQSHQATAAAVQVNNLHLIRGMIGRPGAGVLQMNGQPSAQNTRECGANGDLPGFRNWANDQHVTDLAGVWNVSADAIPHYAPPTHAMQMFRYAEQGSIRMLWISGTNPAVSLPELARIRSILAQDRLFLVVQDLFLTETAQLADVVLPAATWGEKTGTLTNADRTVHLSEKAVEPPGEAKPDLDIFLDYARGMDFRDKDGEPLIGWHDAEGAFEAWKRCSAGRPCDYTGLSYDILRGESGIQWPCNAQAPNGTERLYTQGISWAHPDTCESYGKDLVTGASDGVVDYQSLNPDGKAMIKPAEYLPPHEEPSENYPFQLTTGRTIYHFHTRTKTARAPQLNAAAPEVWVEASATDAAALGLGEGDLVEVRTHRGSLRGHLRVTDIRQGLLFVPFHYGYWDTDTPAGPGGQTPGRAANETTVTDWDPVSKQPLFKTAAAALTLVQRGAGPPAPAPTTTASAPLGHVGATEGGPTARVRQSSNPPNSTRGETT
- a CDS encoding DUF5133 domain-containing protein, whose translation is MLLAHPAVLKNLTDEYEMLRALHAENGSSTVRRRMDDVAHTLCVSTGTRDGDAALIAARHQLPGARPGDDSVLAEL